In Mytilus trossulus isolate FHL-02 chromosome 6, PNRI_Mtr1.1.1.hap1, whole genome shotgun sequence, a single window of DNA contains:
- the LOC134721052 gene encoding tetraspanin-9-like, translated as MALITGLGRCIVTCLNIFFVIISLLMIAAGVIAYQASEIDQIQSLEKDIRTALDTIASKTGSGSTGAESFSITEFLDGIGMGLIIAGCVLLFLSFLGCCGACCKFKTLIFVYALIISVMLLGEIIVVILMYAAPGTIQGSIKDVLLESLKNYKGIGNSEVATLGWMFVMQQMKCCGVNDYKDFSQTKTDDWRKPGGNVVNDLDAPVVCCVNVPTGTSDTDFNCAREATLDINNEGCFDKVWDSVLGNPTYAAIGYSAAFVFQLLLIIFSYLMYVKDKKKGNKVYPRA; from the exons ATGGCTTTAATCACAGGACTGGGGCGTTGTATCGTTACATGTCTGAATATATTTTTCGTg aTCATAAGCTTGTTGATGATAGCTGCAGGTGTCATTGCATACCAAGCGTCGGAGATTGATCAGATACAGTCGCTTGAAAAAGATATAAGAACCGCTCTAGATACAATTGCTTCGAAAACTGGAAGTGGAAGCACCGGAGCTGAAAGTTTCTCCATTACTGAATTTTTAGATGGTATTGGTATGGGACTGATTATTGCAGGCTGTGTCCTATTATTTCTATCATTTCTTGGTTGTTGTGGTGCCTGCTGTAAATTTAAAACACTAATTTTTGTT taCGCCCTGATAATATCAGTAATGTTGTTGGGAGAAATTATTGTCGTGATTTTGATGTATGCTGCTCCAGGTACG ATTCAAGGTTCTATAAAAGATGTTTTACTTGAGTCATTGAAAAACTACAAAGGAATCGGAAACTCTGAAGTAGCAACACTGGGATGGATGTTTGTTATGCAACAG ATGAAATGCTGTGGTGTGAATGATTATAAAGATTTCAGTCAAACAAAAACAGATGATTGGCGAAAACCTGGAGGCAATGTAGTTAATGATCTAGATGCACCTGTTGTATGCTGTGTAAATGTGCCAACTGGAACTTCTGACACAGACTTTAATTGTGCTCGCGAAGCAACCCTGGATATAAACAATGAG GGATGTTTTGATAAAGTATGGGACTCGGTGTTAGGCAACCCAACGTATGCAGCCATAGGATATTCTGCAGCATTTGTTTTCCAg TTGTTGCTGATCATATTCTCCTACTTGATGTATGTCAAAGATAAAAAGAAAGGCAACAAAGTGTATCCTAGAGCTTAG